From one Dermacentor silvarum isolate Dsil-2018 chromosome 3, BIME_Dsil_1.4, whole genome shotgun sequence genomic stretch:
- the LOC119445141 gene encoding carbonic anhydrase 6-like, which produces MVIGEGNPTNGTLQLIHYTETNIDINCLKEVNGLLALVILFKETENNNTALTGFMKAVRELHVPGNDTPPKDSAAVARFFMSYFTPASTENYYLYSGSLTFPPCTERVINVVLSRSVEIGKDQLVELRKLKWRFQHQPCSSATVAGNVRKLVASATGAETRAVYRNFRFMTRQGATVHAAPSAVALVAIAVLLVAEAAATPPDTAWTLP; this is translated from the exons ATGGTCATTGGTGAGGGAAACCCCACGAATGGAACG CTCCAGTTGATCCACTACACGGAGACCAACATCGACATCAACTGCCTCAAGGAAGTTAACGGCCTGCTGGCGCTCGTCATCCTTTTCAAG GAGACGGAGAACAACAATACCGCGCTGACGGGCTTCATGAAGGCGGTGCGCGAACTCCACGTGCCGGGCAACGACACCCCGCCCAAGGACAGCGCGGCGGTGGCCAGGTTCTTCATGTCCTACTTCACGCCGGCCAGCACCGAGAACTACTACCTCTACTCGGGCTCGCTCACTTTCCCGCCCTGCACCGAACGGGTCATCAACGTGGTGCTCAGCCGCTCCGTCGAGATCGGCAAGGACCAG CTGGTGGAGCTGCGCAAGTTGAAGTGGCGGTTCCAGCATCAGCCGTGCTCGTCGGCTACGGTAGCTGGCAACGTGCGAAAGCTCGTGGCCAGCGCCACGGGGGCTGAGACGCGGGCGGTGTACCGGAACTTCCGGTTCATGACCCGCCAGGGTGCCACGGTGCACGCAGCGCCCTCCGCCGTCGCCCTCGTCGCTATTGCGGTGCTGCTCGTCGCAGAGGCCGCTGCTACGCCGCCCGACACGGCCTGGACGCTTCCATAA